One genomic segment of Dissulfurirhabdus thermomarina includes these proteins:
- the lptB gene encoding LPS export ABC transporter ATP-binding protein has product MARLEARGLVKTYKSRRVVDHVDIDVADHAIVGLLGPNGAGKTTSFYMIAGLVRPDGGQVLLDGQDVTDLPMHLRARRGITYLPQEASVFRRLTVAENIRLVFESRDVPRREAENRTRELLDDMGLYRLADNKAHSLSGGERRRVEVLRALATDPSFILLDEPFAGVDPLAVADLQEVIRGLKARGLGVLISDHNVRETLTVCDRAYIVSAGAIIEEGPPAHIAASPVARQIYLGEDFTL; this is encoded by the coding sequence ATGGCACGACTGGAAGCCAGGGGACTGGTCAAGACATACAAGTCACGGAGGGTGGTCGACCACGTCGACATCGACGTCGCGGACCACGCCATCGTGGGGTTGCTCGGGCCCAACGGTGCCGGCAAGACCACCTCTTTCTACATGATCGCCGGCCTCGTCCGGCCGGACGGCGGCCAGGTCCTCCTCGACGGCCAGGACGTGACGGATCTCCCCATGCACCTCCGGGCCCGCCGGGGGATCACCTACCTCCCCCAGGAGGCCTCGGTCTTCCGGCGGCTCACGGTGGCCGAGAACATCCGCCTCGTCTTCGAATCCCGCGACGTGCCCAGGCGGGAGGCCGAGAACCGGACCCGCGAGCTCCTCGACGACATGGGCCTCTACCGGCTCGCCGACAACAAGGCCCACTCCCTCTCCGGGGGTGAGCGCCGCCGGGTGGAGGTGCTCCGGGCCCTGGCCACCGACCCTTCCTTCATCCTTCTCGACGAGCCCTTCGCCGGGGTGGATCCCCTGGCGGTGGCGGACCTCCAGGAGGTCATCCGGGGCCTCAAGGCCCGCGGCCTCGGGGTGCTCATCTCGGACCACAACGTCCGGGAAACCTTGACGGTGTGTGACCGCGCCTATATCGTGAGCGCCGGTGCCATCATCGAAGAAGGCCCGCCCGCCCACATCGCGGCCAGCCCGGTCGCCCGCCAGATCTACCTGGGAGAAGACTTCACGCTCTAG